The following are encoded in a window of Sphaerisporangium siamense genomic DNA:
- a CDS encoding copper resistance D family protein produces the protein MNTTGAAQGPSPTTETGHDSSLTTDTTHGPSLTTDAHDGEPPAGDSSVAVPSVPVEVRWPPAWAIAGGGLVAVVVAAWWTAEGVVPGIAAPGPFVEYGLPVTRLVMDLCALATVGLSLLPRLLGFDDPGRTEAVLSRARSWAVMTAFGWALAALITMILSAAEVTPGQAPDPASYVARIGAGQGLVISAAIALIYTFFALLAVRFGEKVPAELRVAVALFGLLPLPVSGHASNWYWHDLSMVSMELHVAGAALWTGGLVTLAVFLARDRDLLARALPRFSRLATVALLVVGLSGLFNGLVELALSPTTSLPGSLVTTRYGWLVLAKTVFACAIAVLGARIRWRLMPAVAGRRATAFAAWALLEITVMGLAYGVAVALTRAPVA, from the coding sequence GTGAACACGACCGGCGCCGCCCAAGGCCCTTCCCCCACAACCGAGACCGGCCACGATTCCTCCCTCACGACCGACACCACCCACGGTCCCTCGCTCACGACCGACGCGCACGACGGCGAGCCTCCCGCCGGGGACTCGTCTGTCGCCGTGCCTTCCGTCCCGGTGGAGGTCCGGTGGCCGCCTGCTTGGGCGATCGCCGGGGGCGGGCTGGTGGCCGTGGTCGTCGCGGCGTGGTGGACGGCGGAGGGCGTCGTGCCGGGGATCGCCGCGCCGGGGCCGTTCGTCGAGTACGGGCTGCCGGTGACGCGGCTGGTCATGGACCTGTGCGCGCTGGCGACCGTGGGGTTGAGCCTGCTGCCGCGGCTGCTCGGGTTCGACGACCCCGGGCGCACCGAGGCCGTGCTGTCCCGGGCGCGGAGCTGGGCGGTGATGACGGCGTTCGGCTGGGCGCTCGCCGCGCTGATCACCATGATCCTCAGCGCGGCCGAGGTCACCCCCGGCCAGGCGCCCGACCCCGCCTCCTACGTCGCCCGCATCGGCGCGGGCCAAGGACTGGTGATCAGCGCCGCCATCGCCCTGATCTACACCTTCTTCGCCCTGCTGGCGGTGCGTTTCGGTGAGAAGGTGCCCGCCGAGCTGCGGGTCGCGGTCGCGCTGTTCGGGCTGCTGCCGCTGCCGGTCAGCGGCCACGCCTCGAACTGGTACTGGCACGACCTGAGCATGGTCTCGATGGAGTTGCACGTCGCCGGCGCCGCGCTGTGGACGGGCGGGCTGGTGACGCTCGCCGTGTTCCTGGCCCGCGACCGCGACCTGCTGGCGCGCGCGCTGCCGAGGTTCTCGCGGCTGGCCACGGTCGCGCTGCTGGTGGTGGGCCTGTCGGGGCTGTTCAACGGGCTGGTCGAGCTGGCCCTGTCGCCGACGACGAGCCTGCCCGGGTCGCTGGTGACCACCCGCTACGGGTGGCTGGTGCTCGCCAAGACCGTCTTCGCGTGCGCCATCGCGGTGCTCGGGGCCCGCATCCGCTGGCGTCTCATGCCGGCGGTCGCCGGGCGCCGGGCGACGGCGTTCGCGGCGTGGGCCCTGCTGGAGATCACCGTGATGGGCCTGGCGTACGGCGTGGCGGTCGCCCTGACCCGCGCCCCGGTGGCCTGA
- a CDS encoding copper resistance CopC family protein yields MRRFLTVLFAVCAALALGVAPASAHNVLTGSDPEDGARFSAMPGHATLSFDQSVRADFAQVALTSPGGVVAKLTVRVADNDVIATLPASAAPGDYVIGYQILSNDGHPVTGKIGFTVTGAASAAPVAPQSPAAQASPAGTVAVSSVPPANNGGWVWGLLVAALLLSGLGIRVVARQGRPAKGEGA; encoded by the coding sequence GTGAGGCGATTCCTTACGGTGCTGTTCGCGGTCTGTGCGGCCCTGGCGCTGGGTGTGGCGCCCGCCTCGGCGCACAACGTGCTGACCGGCAGTGACCCCGAGGACGGCGCCCGGTTCTCCGCCATGCCCGGGCATGCCACGCTGAGCTTCGACCAGTCCGTGCGGGCGGACTTCGCCCAGGTGGCGTTGACCAGCCCGGGGGGCGTCGTCGCCAAGCTCACGGTGCGGGTCGCGGACAACGACGTGATCGCGACGCTCCCGGCCTCGGCCGCGCCCGGCGACTACGTCATCGGCTACCAGATCCTCTCCAATGACGGTCATCCGGTGACCGGGAAGATCGGTTTCACCGTCACGGGGGCGGCGAGCGCGGCTCCCGTAGCCCCGCAGTCGCCTGCCGCCCAGGCGTCTCCCGCGGGCACGGTCGCCGTCTCCAGCGTGCCGCCCGCGAACAACGGCGGCTGGGTGTGGGGGCTGCTGGTGGCCGCCCTGCTGCTGTCCGGGCTCGGCATCCGCGTCGTCGCCCGCCAGGGCCGCCCAGCGAAGGGCGAGGGCGCGTGA
- a CDS encoding MFS transporter: protein MSTPPPRKQPYDVPLALAEPVTRVGPRWVGLISLANLALWMAYFGPLQVLLPQQVADVAPGGKETALAWVTGLGAAVAMVANPVAGALSDRTTGRFGRRHPWTLLGASTGGLALVLLAFQGTVVGVAIGWCLAQAGLNAMQAALTAGVPDHVPVGQRGAVSGWIGIPQTLGVVVAVVLVTMVVTTTESGYLLIGVLVPLCALPFVLATPDASLPAERRPPFGLAGFLRGFWISPRAHPDFAWAWLTRFLMQLGNAMVLLYLLYFLTDAVHYERVFPGSKAEDGLLVLILIYTATVVLTTVASGAISDRLGRRKTLVTVSGAISAVPAVLLAFWPQWTVVTVAAAIMGIGFGVYLSVDNALVTQVLPAAAGRAKDLGVINIANSGPQVLAPVIAGPIVASLGGYPILYLTAGTLTLLGAALVWKIRSVP, encoded by the coding sequence GTGAGCACGCCGCCTCCGCGCAAGCAGCCGTATGACGTCCCTCTCGCCCTCGCCGAACCGGTCACGCGTGTGGGGCCGCGCTGGGTCGGGCTCATCTCGCTGGCGAACCTCGCGCTGTGGATGGCCTACTTCGGGCCGTTGCAGGTGCTGCTGCCGCAGCAGGTCGCCGATGTCGCGCCCGGAGGCAAGGAGACCGCCCTCGCCTGGGTGACGGGGCTGGGCGCCGCCGTCGCGATGGTCGCCAACCCGGTGGCCGGCGCGCTGTCGGACCGGACGACGGGGCGCTTCGGCAGGCGCCACCCCTGGACGCTGCTCGGCGCGTCGACCGGAGGGCTCGCGCTCGTCCTCCTGGCCTTCCAGGGCACGGTCGTGGGGGTCGCGATCGGATGGTGCCTGGCCCAGGCGGGGCTGAACGCGATGCAGGCGGCGCTGACGGCGGGCGTGCCCGACCACGTGCCGGTGGGTCAGCGCGGCGCGGTGTCGGGGTGGATCGGCATCCCGCAGACGCTGGGCGTGGTGGTGGCCGTCGTCCTGGTGACGATGGTCGTCACGACCACCGAGTCCGGCTATCTGCTGATCGGCGTGCTCGTGCCGCTGTGCGCGCTCCCGTTCGTCCTCGCCACCCCGGACGCCTCGCTGCCGGCCGAGCGACGCCCGCCGTTCGGCCTGGCCGGCTTCCTGCGCGGCTTCTGGATCAGCCCACGGGCCCACCCCGACTTCGCCTGGGCCTGGCTGACCCGCTTCCTCATGCAACTCGGCAACGCCATGGTCCTGCTCTACCTGCTGTACTTCCTCACCGACGCCGTCCACTACGAACGCGTCTTCCCCGGGAGCAAGGCCGAGGACGGCCTGCTCGTGCTCATCCTGATCTACACGGCGACCGTCGTGCTCACCACAGTCGCCAGTGGCGCGATCTCCGACCGCCTCGGCCGCCGCAAGACCCTGGTGACCGTCTCCGGCGCCATCAGCGCCGTCCCCGCCGTGCTCCTGGCATTCTGGCCGCAGTGGACGGTCGTCACGGTGGCCGCGGCGATCATGGGCATCGGCTTCGGCGTCTACCTCTCGGTGGACAACGCCCTGGTCACCCAGGTACTCCCCGCGGCGGCGGGCCGCGCCAAGGACCTCGGCGTCATCAACATCGCCAACTCGGGCCCCCAGGTGCTCGCCCCAGTGATCGCCGGTCCCATCGTCGCGAGCCTCGGCGGCTACCCGATCCTCTACCTCACCGCAGGAACCCTGACCCTCCTCGGCGCCGCCCTGGTCTGGAAGATCCGCTCCGTCCCCTGA
- a CDS encoding APC family permease, with product MCRRLTGRTSFAILEKRNMEAAMQPQETIERFGYRQELQRGVGLADLVFYGLVMMVPISPFAIFGDVYHVSNGMPALAYLIGMVALLFTASSYAQMVKAFPLSGSVYNYAGRGIARPVGFMTGWAILLDYLLAPTLLYLLASIAMNAAVPAVPIWAWLVVFVIVNTVINLRGIRVTLSLTKAMIVAELIVLALFLAAGVWALMQGKGQGFSLAPLFSADTISWPVVFGAASFAVLSFLGFDGISMLVEESKGGSAQVGKAMKVALILAGVLFIVQVWVAALLVQDPAALLAEGDHSTAFYDVAAVAGGSWLQHTTSIATGISWGLANTMVAQVAVSRLLYAMARDRQLPAFLARVSVKHSVPVNATLLVAALSVVLGVWMSTRDDGVSLLVNLINMGALVAFIVLHVSVVVHYVIRQRSNDLVSHLIVPLIGMLILVFVVINASVMAQWLGLIWLAVGALIMIAVYVRGRRPDLSGLTQ from the coding sequence ATGTGCCGTCGGCTGACGGGCCGGACAAGCTTCGCAATTTTAGAAAAACGGAATATGGAGGCTGCTATGCAGCCACAGGAGACTATCGAGCGGTTCGGGTACCGCCAGGAATTGCAGCGGGGCGTCGGCCTTGCCGATCTGGTCTTCTACGGCCTGGTCATGATGGTACCGATCTCGCCATTCGCGATCTTCGGTGACGTCTATCACGTGTCGAACGGCATGCCCGCGCTGGCGTACCTGATCGGGATGGTCGCGCTGCTCTTCACCGCGAGCTCCTACGCGCAGATGGTGAAGGCGTTCCCGCTGTCGGGATCGGTCTACAACTACGCGGGCCGCGGCATCGCGCGCCCGGTCGGCTTCATGACCGGGTGGGCGATTCTTCTCGACTACCTCCTCGCTCCCACGCTGCTCTATCTGCTGGCGTCGATCGCCATGAACGCCGCCGTGCCCGCTGTGCCGATCTGGGCATGGCTGGTCGTGTTCGTGATCGTGAACACGGTGATCAATCTGCGTGGCATCAGGGTGACTCTGTCGCTCACCAAGGCCATGATCGTCGCGGAGTTGATCGTCCTCGCGCTCTTCCTCGCGGCCGGCGTGTGGGCGCTCATGCAGGGCAAGGGGCAGGGCTTCAGCCTCGCGCCGCTGTTCAGCGCGGACACGATCTCCTGGCCCGTGGTGTTCGGCGCGGCCTCCTTCGCGGTGCTGTCGTTCCTCGGCTTCGACGGCATCAGCATGCTGGTCGAGGAGTCCAAGGGCGGCTCGGCCCAGGTCGGCAAGGCGATGAAGGTCGCCCTGATCCTGGCCGGGGTGCTGTTCATCGTGCAGGTGTGGGTCGCCGCCCTGCTGGTGCAGGACCCGGCGGCGCTGCTGGCGGAAGGAGACCACAGCACCGCCTTCTACGACGTCGCCGCCGTCGCCGGCGGCAGTTGGCTGCAGCACACGACGTCGATCGCGACCGGGATCTCCTGGGGGCTGGCCAACACGATGGTCGCGCAGGTCGCCGTGTCACGCCTGCTCTACGCGATGGCACGCGACCGGCAGCTTCCGGCCTTCCTGGCGCGGGTGTCGGTCAAGCACTCGGTGCCGGTCAACGCGACCCTCCTCGTCGCCGCCCTGTCCGTCGTGCTCGGAGTGTGGATGTCCACCCGCGATGACGGTGTGAGCCTGCTCGTCAATCTGATCAACATGGGAGCGCTGGTCGCCTTCATCGTCCTGCATGTGTCCGTTGTCGTGCATTACGTGATCCGGCAGCGATCGAACGATCTCGTGTCCCATCTGATCGTGCCTCTGATCGGCATGTTGATCCTCGTCTTCGTCGTGATCAACGCCAGCGTCATGGCGCAGTGGCTCGGGCTGATCTGGCTGGCCGTCGGCGCGCTGATCATGATCGCGGTGTACGTCAGGGGCCGCCGGCCCGACCTGTCCGGCCTCACCCAGTAA
- a CDS encoding GOLPH3/VPS74 family protein: MNRPSLHQELYLIAHDDDGKPLIQPPSLRLGLAGAVLLDLALNGRVNVTQGRIAVYDRSPIGDTVADSLIPAILNDRVNRDLKLWIKQIAEDIYDRTCGSLVAAGVLTKVTRRRLGVLAQVRYQPVDTTPAVRARAGVREATTDARGTPDAHYAALCGLVGVLRLESTLYINQPSNRLVGRLLTIAGEYSRPVQEITQTVDTLIGETAVAAYR, from the coding sequence ATGAACCGGCCGTCGCTCCATCAGGAGCTGTACCTCATCGCTCACGACGACGATGGCAAGCCGCTGATCCAGCCGCCGTCCCTGCGCCTCGGACTGGCCGGTGCGGTGCTGCTCGACCTCGCCCTGAACGGCCGTGTCAACGTCACCCAGGGCCGGATCGCCGTCTACGATCGCAGCCCGATCGGCGACACGGTCGCCGACAGCCTCATCCCCGCGATCCTGAACGACCGCGTCAACCGCGACCTCAAGCTCTGGATCAAGCAGATCGCCGAGGACATCTACGACCGCACCTGCGGAAGCCTGGTCGCCGCCGGCGTCCTCACCAAGGTGACCAGGCGCCGCCTGGGCGTGCTCGCCCAGGTCCGTTACCAGCCCGTCGACACCACCCCGGCCGTACGCGCACGCGCCGGGGTGCGCGAGGCCACCACCGACGCCCGAGGAACCCCCGACGCCCACTACGCGGCGCTGTGCGGGCTGGTCGGCGTGCTGCGCCTGGAGTCGACGCTCTACATCAATCAGCCGTCGAACCGGCTCGTCGGCCGCCTGCTCACCATCGCGGGCGAGTACTCCCGGCCGGTCCAGGAGATCACCCAAACCGTGGACACCCTCATCGGCGAGACCGCCGTCGCGGCCTACCGGTGA
- a CDS encoding AbrB/MazE/SpoVT family DNA-binding domain-containing protein, which translates to MERRERTRARRAGPARISSKNQVTLPAAVLRKLGLGPGDPIDITEEGGDIVIRRHRSRFTGVVGTVPGFAEAVDVEASRESWD; encoded by the coding sequence ATGGAGCGCCGCGAAAGGACACGGGCCAGGCGGGCGGGGCCCGCGCGTATCTCCAGCAAGAACCAGGTGACCCTGCCGGCCGCCGTGCTGCGCAAGCTCGGCCTGGGGCCCGGTGACCCGATCGACATCACCGAGGAGGGTGGCGACATCGTCATCCGGCGACATCGCAGCCGCTTCACGGGCGTCGTCGGCACCGTTCCCGGTTTCGCCGAAGCCGTGGACGTCGAGGCGAGTCGCGAAAGCTGGGACTGA
- a CDS encoding type II toxin-antitoxin system VapC family toxin: MPTVMLDTNIVAGLLDPGDALHEGALDAVRRWEGRAASFAISVITWSELRVGAVRRGPMAEKALAEFRSAAVDRIVAVDEAVAESAALLRARDLTLRMPDALIIATAREAGAEALLSGDQKFLGAAPDLVELVRAC; encoded by the coding sequence GTGCCCACGGTGATGCTGGACACGAACATCGTCGCCGGTCTCCTCGATCCCGGCGACGCGCTCCACGAGGGAGCCCTGGACGCGGTTCGCCGCTGGGAGGGGCGGGCGGCGAGCTTCGCCATCTCCGTGATCACCTGGAGCGAGCTCCGGGTCGGCGCCGTCCGCAGGGGGCCCATGGCCGAGAAGGCGCTCGCGGAGTTTCGGTCCGCGGCCGTCGATCGGATCGTCGCGGTGGACGAGGCGGTGGCCGAGAGCGCGGCTCTGCTCAGAGCGCGAGACCTGACGCTGCGGATGCCTGACGCCCTCATCATCGCGACCGCGCGGGAGGCCGGCGCCGAAGCCTTGCTCAGCGGGGACCAGAAGTTCCTCGGCGCCGCGCCCGATCTCGTGGAGCTCGTTCGCGCGTGCTGA
- a CDS encoding sensor histidine kinase has translation MVFWRDRSVRTRFTAVASTVMALACAGMCTLVLVGMRYAVHEYRLHQITLVHLRLAQLINHGHLPPVITDRAADGIQVVDGKGRIAAASPNLVGKPLITRLVPPDHLAHIARAVCSAPGFPGECVHVVVARHANDGQGDWLVYAAGRTPPWYVDPGLFALLSAGTLALVAVTGFGTHRMVSRTLAPVDRVRAELAEITASDLSRRVPLPPHRDEIRHLAETVNQTLDRLQEAAERQRRFAFDASHDLRSPITAMRTQVEDALAHPEDAEWPKIAEAVMASLDRVQAIVTDLLDIARLDAGGRVTRDYINLAELVRAETGRRARGKRLVLDLQPGVVVSGDRLQLARLLTNLLDNGERHAASTITVALRREGEDAVMEVVDDGEGIRPEHRELVFQRFTRLAASRERDKHGTGLGLAIAREIAERHGGTLTVADSPKGARFVLRVRTLQLTKNRTLT, from the coding sequence GTGGTCTTCTGGCGCGACCGGTCCGTACGGACTCGGTTCACGGCCGTCGCGAGCACCGTGATGGCACTGGCGTGCGCGGGGATGTGCACGCTCGTCCTGGTCGGCATGCGGTACGCCGTCCACGAGTACCGGCTCCATCAGATCACGCTCGTCCACCTGCGCCTGGCGCAGCTCATCAACCACGGGCACCTGCCCCCGGTCATCACCGACCGGGCGGCCGACGGCATCCAGGTCGTCGACGGCAAGGGCCGGATCGCCGCCGCCTCCCCCAACCTGGTCGGCAAGCCCTTGATAACGCGCCTCGTTCCGCCCGACCATCTCGCGCACATCGCCAGAGCCGTCTGCTCGGCGCCGGGTTTCCCGGGCGAGTGCGTGCACGTGGTCGTGGCCCGGCACGCCAACGACGGCCAGGGCGACTGGCTGGTCTACGCCGCCGGTCGCACGCCGCCCTGGTACGTCGACCCCGGCCTGTTCGCGCTGCTCTCCGCCGGGACGCTGGCCCTGGTCGCCGTCACGGGGTTCGGCACGCACCGCATGGTGAGCAGGACGCTCGCCCCCGTCGACCGGGTGCGCGCCGAGCTGGCCGAGATCACCGCCTCCGACCTCAGCCGCCGCGTGCCCCTGCCGCCGCACCGCGACGAGATCCGCCACCTCGCCGAGACCGTGAACCAGACGCTGGACCGGCTCCAGGAGGCGGCCGAGCGGCAGCGCCGGTTCGCCTTCGACGCCTCCCACGACCTGCGCAGCCCCATCACCGCCATGCGCACCCAGGTCGAGGACGCCCTGGCGCACCCGGAGGACGCCGAGTGGCCCAAGATCGCCGAAGCGGTGATGGCCAGCCTGGACCGGGTACAGGCCATCGTCACCGACCTGCTGGACATCGCCCGCCTGGACGCCGGCGGACGGGTCACCCGTGACTACATCAACCTCGCCGAGCTGGTGCGCGCCGAGACCGGGCGCCGGGCACGCGGCAAGCGGCTCGTGCTGGACTTGCAGCCCGGCGTGGTGGTCAGCGGCGACCGGCTACAGCTCGCCCGGCTGCTCACCAACCTGCTGGACAACGGCGAGCGGCACGCCGCCTCCACCATCACCGTGGCGCTGCGCCGCGAAGGCGAGGACGCGGTGATGGAGGTCGTGGACGACGGCGAGGGCATCCGCCCCGAGCACCGCGAACTCGTCTTCCAGCGTTTCACCCGCCTGGCCGCCAGCCGCGAACGCGACAAACACGGCACCGGCCTCGGCCTGGCCATCGCCCGCGAGATCGCCGAACGCCACGGCGGCACCCTCACCGTCGCGGACTCCCCCAAAGGCGCCCGCTTCGTCCTCCGCGTCCGCACCCTCCAACTGACGAAGAACCGCACGCTCACCTGA
- a CDS encoding M24 family metallopeptidase produces MPADEVRADEVRADEVRADWSPADGVPAAVLAAMAEAGLDALVLRSSTDLRYVAGHDASGFLVLAPGRPPGFATEAARAAALIPRTASRVAVDPEMRVRELFALGLTADLVLASAVLAPLRAVKRPEELAAIARAAAAADLVLATAPHLRWFGGTERAMAARLAGESGASGLVSVVVAAGENTARPRHLPGERVINPGDAVTIRVTARHEGYHAHAGRAFVVAEPPEDFDAVYAVLLAARDAAADAVRPGTTAADVHAAAEAVLDESGYGAYVSPGLGHGVGLEPVEGLRLAADDRTVLAPGMTMIVEPGIHVPDLYGARVGDVVECTETGARAMTRAPGALLVLDP; encoded by the coding sequence GTGCCGGCCGATGAAGTGCGGGCCGATGAAGTGCGGGCCGATGAAGTGCGGGCCGATTGGTCGCCCGCCGATGGAGTGCCGGCCGCGGTTCTCGCCGCGATGGCGGAGGCGGGGCTGGACGCGCTGGTCCTGCGGTCCTCCACCGACCTGCGGTACGTGGCCGGGCACGACGCCTCGGGCTTCCTCGTCCTCGCCCCCGGCCGTCCGCCCGGGTTCGCGACCGAGGCGGCGCGGGCGGCGGCGCTGATCCCCCGGACGGCGTCGCGGGTCGCCGTGGACCCCGAGATGCGGGTGCGCGAGCTGTTCGCGCTCGGCCTGACCGCCGACCTCGTGCTGGCCTCCGCCGTCCTCGCGCCGCTGCGCGCCGTCAAGCGGCCGGAGGAGCTGGCCGCGATCGCGCGGGCCGCCGCCGCGGCCGACCTGGTGCTCGCCACCGCGCCGCACCTGCGATGGTTCGGCGGCACCGAGCGCGCCATGGCGGCGCGGCTGGCCGGGGAGTCGGGCGCGTCCGGGCTGGTGTCGGTCGTCGTGGCGGCGGGCGAGAACACCGCGCGTCCGCGCCACCTGCCGGGCGAGCGGGTGATCAACCCAGGGGACGCGGTCACGATCCGGGTGACCGCCCGGCACGAGGGCTACCACGCCCACGCGGGCCGCGCGTTCGTCGTGGCGGAGCCGCCCGAGGACTTCGACGCGGTGTACGCGGTGCTGCTCGCCGCGCGCGACGCCGCCGCCGACGCCGTGCGGCCCGGCACGACGGCCGCCGACGTCCACGCGGCGGCCGAGGCCGTGCTCGACGAGAGCGGGTACGGCGCCTACGTCTCCCCCGGGCTCGGCCATGGAGTCGGCCTGGAGCCGGTCGAGGGCCTCCGTCTCGCCGCGGACGACCGCACCGTCCTGGCCCCGGGCATGACGATGATCGTGGAACCCGGCATCCACGTGCCCGACCTTTACGGAGCGCGGGTGGGAGATGTAGTGGAATGTACAGAGACCGGGGCCCGCGCCATGACCCGAGCGCCCGGCGCGCTTCTCGTCCTTGACCCATAG
- a CDS encoding ABC transporter ATP-binding protein, producing MSLLTVEDLVVDHRTPGRPAVRAVAGASLSVAAGEVVGLVGESGCGKSTLARAVCGLVPAGGGAIRFEGGTVTRLGLRRRDKALTKIQMVFQDPYASLNPRRRVGAQIADGLEIAGDRGTTPAGMLERVGLPGAMASRYPHEFSGGQRQRIAIARALAARPTLLIGDEPISALDASAQAQVATLMRNLAVESGAGLLFISHDLSVVRLIADRIAVMYLGKIVETGPTAEVWAAPRHPYTQALLRAVPEADGLGRLPQELAGDVPDPADPPPGCRFHPRCPMAMDVCAEKEPAPGPVSCWLYP from the coding sequence GTGAGCCTGCTCACCGTGGAGGACCTGGTCGTCGACCACCGGACGCCGGGCCGCCCCGCCGTGCGGGCCGTCGCGGGCGCGAGCCTGAGCGTCGCGGCGGGCGAGGTCGTCGGGCTGGTCGGCGAGTCGGGGTGCGGCAAGTCCACGCTGGCCAGGGCCGTGTGCGGGCTCGTCCCCGCCGGCGGGGGCGCGATCAGGTTCGAGGGCGGGACGGTGACCCGGCTCGGCCTGCGCCGCAGGGACAAGGCCCTCACCAAGATCCAGATGGTGTTCCAGGACCCGTACGCCTCCCTCAACCCCCGGCGGCGGGTCGGCGCGCAGATCGCCGACGGCCTGGAGATCGCGGGCGACCGCGGCACCACGCCCGCGGGGATGCTGGAGCGGGTCGGCCTGCCCGGCGCGATGGCCTCGCGCTACCCGCACGAGTTCTCCGGCGGGCAGCGGCAGCGCATCGCCATCGCCCGCGCGCTCGCCGCGCGTCCCACCCTGCTCATCGGGGACGAGCCCATCTCTGCGCTGGACGCCTCGGCGCAGGCGCAGGTCGCGACGCTGATGCGCAACCTCGCCGTGGAGTCGGGGGCCGGGCTGCTGTTCATCAGCCACGACCTGTCCGTCGTACGGCTGATCGCCGACCGCATCGCGGTCATGTACCTCGGGAAGATCGTGGAGACCGGGCCGACGGCCGAGGTCTGGGCCGCCCCCCGCCACCCGTACACCCAGGCGCTGCTGCGGGCCGTGCCGGAGGCCGACGGGCTGGGCAGGCTGCCGCAGGAGCTGGCCGGGGACGTCCCCGACCCCGCCGACCCGCCGCCGGGCTGCCGCTTCCACCCGCGCTGCCCGATGGCGATGGACGTCTGCGCGGAGAAGGAGCCCGCTCCGGGACCGGTGTCCTGCTGGCTGTACCCGTGA
- a CDS encoding ABC transporter ATP-binding protein, translating into MSPSGDVLRVEGLTVGIGPHEILRGVDLALAPGRVHGLAGESGSGKTMTGLATLGLLPHGARASGRILLDGRDLLGLRPRELNAVRGREIAMVFQDPATSLHPMLSIGRQLTEHMRHHLGIGKAEARTRAVDLLGQVRIPGPAAAVDRYPHQFSGGMRQRVAIAVALACGPKILIADEPTTALDVTVQAGILRLLRGLCDDLGLAVLLVTHDLGVMSAVADDVSVMKDGLVVETGPRGRVLREPEHPYTRALLDALPREGQ; encoded by the coding sequence GTGAGCCCCTCCGGTGACGTGCTGCGCGTCGAGGGCCTGACGGTGGGCATCGGCCCGCACGAGATCCTGCGCGGCGTGGACCTGGCCCTGGCCCCAGGCCGCGTTCATGGCCTGGCCGGCGAGAGCGGCTCGGGCAAGACCATGACCGGCCTCGCCACGCTCGGCCTGCTCCCGCACGGCGCGCGCGCCTCGGGGCGGATCCTGCTGGACGGCCGCGACCTGCTCGGGCTGCGCCCGCGGGAGCTGAACGCCGTGCGGGGCCGCGAGATCGCCATGGTCTTCCAGGACCCCGCCACCAGCCTGCACCCCATGCTGTCGATCGGACGCCAGCTCACCGAGCACATGCGCCACCACCTGGGGATCGGCAAGGCCGAGGCGCGGACGCGGGCCGTGGACCTGCTCGGCCAGGTGCGCATCCCCGGGCCCGCCGCGGCCGTGGACCGCTACCCGCACCAGTTCTCCGGCGGCATGCGCCAGCGCGTCGCCATCGCGGTCGCGCTCGCCTGCGGGCCGAAGATCCTCATCGCCGACGAGCCCACCACTGCGCTCGACGTCACCGTCCAGGCCGGCATCCTGCGGCTGCTGCGGGGCCTGTGCGACGACCTCGGGCTGGCCGTGCTGCTGGTGACGCACGACCTCGGGGTCATGTCCGCCGTGGCCGACGACGTCAGCGTCATGAAGGACGGCCTCGTCGTGGAGACCGGCCCGCGCGGCCGGGTGCTGCGCGAGCCGGAACACCCCTACACCCGCGCCCTGCTGGACGCGCTGCCGAGGGAGGGCCAGTGA